In one Actinopolymorpha sp. NPDC004070 genomic region, the following are encoded:
- a CDS encoding pentapeptide repeat-containing protein has product MTWRSGRPSTELPTSPSADCPRTRPPRRTATSTPSPARSSPPATPASSANSAPTSPTPCSPAPPTSPTAPHPARPTRRAAKPSRTRLRRTRRTRRLRKSLSRSSLSRATLSRATLSRATLSRATLSRATLSRATLSRERQRRNRPGMRSTSRITVPFTGSPTTTCTTAGVSAATAPRCRSPGARCVVRPRRTASRSTTPAPATQPARTWRARTRLPGMRPTPTMTTLSLPVVPPWGRSRSGTIEPASRPTPTRRGNPSRRGGLIPRPATLTCHLHRPGLPRSRAGVR; this is encoded by the coding sequence GTGACGTGGCGATCTGGCCGGCCGTCGACGGAGTTGCCGACCTCGCCATCCGCGGACTGTCCGCGGACCAGGCCGCCGAGGCGTACGGCTACATCGACGCCATCGCCCGCGCGGTCAAGTCCTCCGGCGACTCCCGCAAGCTCAGCCAACTCCGCGCCGACGTCGCCTACTCCCTGCTCGCCGGCACCGCCGACATCACCGACTGCTCCGCACCCAGCCAGACCGACCAGACGCGCGGCGAAACCGAGCAGGACGAGACTGCGGCGGACCAGGCGGACCAGGCGGCTCAGAAAGAGTCTGAGCCGGAGCAGTCTGAGCCGGGCAACGCTGAGCAGGGCAACGCTGAGCAGGGCAACGCTGAGCAGGGCAACGCTGAGCAGGGCAACGCTGAGCAGGGCAACGCTGAGCAGGGAACGGCAGCGGAGGAACCGGCCGGGGATGCGCAGCACGAGCAGGATCACTGTGCCGTTCACCGGTTCCCCGACCACGACCTGCACGACAGCTGGTGTGAGTGCGGCGACTGCTCCCCGGTGTCGGTCGCCAGGTGCAAGGTGTGTGGTGCGGCCGCGAAGAACGGCGTCCCGGTCCACGACACCGGCGCCCGCAACACAGCCCGCCAGAACGTGGCGGGCCAGAACCCGTCTGCCGGGGATGCGACCGACGCCAACAATGACGACGCTCTCACTGCCGGTCGTCCCGCCGTGGGGCAGATCCCGCAGCGGAACCATCGAGCCGGCGAGCCGGCCGACTCCGACCCGCCGGGGCAACCCGAGCCGCCGGGGCGGCCTGATTCCCCGGCCGGCAACTCTGACCTGCCACCTCCACCGCCCTGGACTTCCACGCAGCCGAGCTGGGGTCCGATAA
- a CDS encoding ABC transporter substrate-binding protein produces the protein MGIQYDDQSRRVSRRDLLAWGGGALTALSALSLSGCSLLSTNPTGKAGKGGAGGGPRTKQAPSLAAQAKAGKLPPLGQRLPKKPRVIKPVEKLGTYGGDWRTALLGPGDTAWAYRTVGYEQLVNWDPGWTKPIPNIAESVETDSTGREYTFRLRAGMKWSDGKPFTADDLVFAYDDVFMNKELNPQPPTWLVTDGKPGRLEKIDDGTVKFVFSAPNGLFLANIAQPAGEGLTNKPRHYLEQFHKKYNSDVATLAKKQKFDNWVDLFGAMADPWNHVGLPRITGWVVKDALGTGSRMVVERNPYYWKVDTQGSQLPYIDRVIFNVINNEETMVLKAVNGELDMQERTINTPQNKPVLAAGRDKGEFHFVPETGSSMNNLIVALNLTHKNAALREVFQNRDFRIALSHAIDRKEMISAAFQRQGKPWQAAPRPESDYHDEELATQYTEYDVALANKLLGRAGYKRGANGARLGPDGKPIAFQVDVAVPSALWTDGMELIRKYWQEVGVNIRVNGIDRTLMYDRKTANSQDANVWGGDGGLADGILDPRWYFPFSGESNYAIPWANWFNNTAPKQKPPSAALQQMELYRKLMITPDADGRDEIFRQILKIAKEQFYAIGTVLPPKGYAIVRNNFHNVPKSLFNAWMYPGPGPTMPEQYFIS, from the coding sequence ATGGGTATCCAGTACGACGACCAGTCCCGGCGCGTGAGCCGGCGTGACCTGCTGGCCTGGGGAGGCGGCGCCCTCACGGCGCTGTCGGCGCTGTCCCTGTCCGGGTGCAGCCTGCTGTCCACCAACCCGACCGGCAAGGCCGGCAAGGGTGGCGCCGGTGGCGGCCCGCGCACCAAACAGGCGCCGAGCCTGGCCGCCCAGGCGAAGGCCGGGAAGCTTCCGCCGCTCGGGCAGCGGCTGCCGAAGAAGCCGCGGGTGATCAAGCCGGTCGAGAAGCTCGGCACGTACGGCGGCGACTGGCGGACCGCCCTGCTGGGCCCGGGCGACACGGCCTGGGCGTACCGCACGGTGGGTTACGAGCAGTTGGTGAACTGGGATCCGGGTTGGACGAAGCCGATCCCCAACATCGCCGAGTCGGTGGAGACCGACTCGACCGGCAGGGAGTACACCTTCCGGCTGCGGGCCGGCATGAAGTGGTCGGACGGCAAGCCGTTCACCGCCGACGACCTCGTCTTCGCCTACGACGACGTCTTCATGAACAAGGAGCTCAACCCGCAGCCCCCGACGTGGCTCGTCACCGACGGCAAGCCGGGCAGGCTGGAGAAGATCGACGACGGCACGGTGAAGTTCGTCTTCAGCGCGCCCAACGGCCTCTTCCTTGCGAACATCGCCCAGCCCGCGGGCGAGGGCCTCACCAACAAGCCGCGCCACTACCTCGAGCAGTTCCACAAGAAGTACAACTCCGACGTCGCCACCCTCGCGAAGAAGCAGAAGTTCGACAACTGGGTGGACCTGTTCGGTGCGATGGCCGATCCCTGGAACCACGTCGGGCTGCCGAGGATCACCGGCTGGGTCGTCAAGGACGCGCTCGGCACCGGCTCGCGGATGGTGGTCGAACGCAATCCGTACTACTGGAAGGTCGACACCCAGGGCTCGCAGCTGCCCTACATCGACCGGGTGATCTTCAACGTGATCAACAACGAGGAGACGATGGTCCTCAAGGCCGTCAACGGCGAGCTGGACATGCAGGAGCGCACGATCAACACTCCGCAGAACAAGCCGGTTCTCGCCGCCGGCCGGGACAAGGGTGAGTTCCACTTCGTGCCCGAGACCGGCAGCTCCATGAACAACCTGATCGTCGCACTCAACCTCACCCACAAGAACGCCGCGCTGCGTGAGGTCTTTCAGAACCGCGACTTCCGGATCGCGCTGTCACACGCCATCGACCGCAAGGAGATGATCAGCGCGGCGTTCCAGCGGCAGGGCAAGCCGTGGCAGGCGGCACCGCGGCCCGAGTCGGACTACCACGACGAGGAACTCGCCACCCAGTACACGGAGTACGACGTCGCGCTGGCCAACAAGCTGCTCGGCCGGGCCGGCTACAAGCGCGGCGCCAACGGTGCCCGGCTCGGCCCGGACGGAAAGCCGATCGCCTTCCAGGTGGACGTCGCCGTCCCGTCGGCGCTGTGGACCGACGGCATGGAGCTGATCAGGAAGTACTGGCAGGAGGTCGGCGTGAACATCCGCGTCAACGGCATCGACCGTACGCTGATGTACGACCGCAAGACGGCGAACTCCCAGGACGCCAACGTGTGGGGCGGTGACGGCGGTCTCGCCGACGGCATTCTCGACCCGCGGTGGTATTTCCCCTTCAGCGGCGAGTCCAACTACGCGATCCCCTGGGCGAACTGGTTCAACAACACGGCGCCGAAGCAGAAGCCACCGAGTGCCGCGCTGCAGCAGATGGAGCTGTACCGCAAGTTGATGATCACGCCGGACGCCGACGGGCGGGACGAGATCTTCCGGCAGATCCTGAAGATCGCCAAGGAGCAGTTCTACGCGATCGGGACGGTGCTGCCGCCGAAGGGATACGCGATCGTACGCAACAACTTCCACAACGTGCCGAAGTCGTTGTTCAACGCGTGGATGTATCCCGGTCCCGGTCCGACGATGCCGGAGCAGTACTTCATCTCCTAG
- a CDS encoding HNH endonuclease signature motif containing protein → MGLSTRPGELGGFGPVITEVASRIVANHLENPEARFTVGITHPVTGRLLHLHPIPARFLRGLQAELVHARDQRCVWTTCRRPAATCHLDHNTEYRDGGETGVDNIAPLCPRHHKAKTERDWKLKQTGPGEHTLTDPFGRQYASRAPSLTDPAPTERVYATAGTSAEDDLPPF, encoded by the coding sequence ATGGGCTTGTCCACCCGGCCCGGAGAACTCGGCGGGTTCGGACCGGTCATCACCGAAGTCGCCAGCCGGATCGTGGCGAACCACCTCGAGAACCCCGAAGCCAGATTCACCGTCGGCATCACCCACCCGGTCACCGGACGCCTCCTGCATCTGCATCCGATACCGGCGAGGTTCCTGCGCGGGCTACAAGCCGAGCTGGTGCATGCCCGCGACCAGCGGTGCGTGTGGACCACCTGCCGACGCCCGGCCGCGACCTGCCATCTGGACCACAACACCGAATACCGGGACGGCGGGGAAACCGGCGTGGACAACATCGCACCGCTGTGCCCACGCCACCACAAGGCCAAAACCGAACGCGACTGGAAACTGAAGCAGACCGGGCCCGGCGAACACACCCTCACCGACCCCTTCGGCCGCCAGTACGCAAGCCGAGCACCCTCCCTCACCGACCCAGCACCTACCGAACGGGTGTACGCCACGGCAGGTACGTCGGCCGAGGACGACCTGCCACCGTTCTGA
- a CDS encoding thioredoxin domain-containing protein, with product MNRLANATSPYLRQHADNPVDWHAWGEEAFAQARERDVPILLSVGYSACHWCHVMAHESFEDDVTAAYMNEHFVNIKVDREERPDVDAVYMEATQAMTGQGGWPMTCFLTPTGEPFYCGTYFPPTPHHGLPSFAQVLEAVERTWRERRQEVVQSAESIVAQLAGSGFPTGGAPGADRLDAAVEVLRHDFDLRNAGFGGAPKFPPSMVLEFLLRAAVRRGEQPAPATGEDAGEDAGEDTADTALAMVEQTCDRMARGGMYDQLAGGFARYSVDAGWVVPHFEKMLYDNALLLRVYVHWWRLTGAPLAERVVRETADFLLRELRTAEGGFASALDADSEGVEGKFYAWTPDQLREVLGPDDGAAAARTFAVTEQGTFEHGASTLQLPRDPEDARWFADVRARLARAREERVRPGRDDKVVAAWNGLAIAALAEAGALLEVPDYVRAATEAADLLVRLHTDAAGRLVRTSRDGVAGDSPGVLEDYADVAEGYLALLAVTGDPVWLTRAGGLLDVVLDRFGTGDGGFFDTADDAERLVRRPQDPTDNAVPSGRSAAAGALLTYAALTGSDRHRSAAESALAVAGRLADRAPRAAGWGLAVAEALIAGPVEVAVVGTPDDPDRERLHRLALRSPEPGLVVVVGAPEAPPRDSTPRNGHNGDGQVPLLAHRGLVDDRAAAYVCRGFVCERPLTDPAELAGRLGVRGTT from the coding sequence GTGAACCGTCTCGCGAACGCCACCAGCCCGTACCTCCGCCAGCACGCGGACAATCCGGTCGACTGGCACGCCTGGGGGGAGGAGGCGTTCGCGCAGGCGCGCGAGCGCGACGTCCCGATCCTGCTGTCCGTCGGCTACTCCGCCTGCCACTGGTGTCACGTGATGGCGCACGAGTCGTTCGAGGACGACGTCACCGCGGCGTACATGAACGAACACTTCGTCAACATCAAGGTCGACCGCGAGGAGCGGCCCGACGTCGACGCCGTCTACATGGAGGCCACCCAGGCGATGACCGGCCAGGGCGGCTGGCCGATGACCTGCTTCCTCACGCCCACGGGCGAGCCGTTCTACTGCGGCACCTACTTCCCGCCGACGCCGCACCACGGGCTGCCGTCGTTCGCGCAGGTCCTGGAGGCGGTGGAGCGAACCTGGCGCGAGCGGCGCCAGGAGGTCGTGCAGTCGGCGGAGTCGATCGTCGCCCAGCTCGCGGGCTCGGGCTTCCCGACCGGCGGCGCGCCGGGCGCGGACCGGCTGGACGCGGCGGTCGAGGTGCTGCGGCACGACTTCGACCTCCGGAACGCCGGCTTCGGTGGGGCGCCGAAGTTCCCGCCGTCGATGGTGCTGGAGTTCCTGCTCCGGGCCGCCGTACGCCGCGGTGAGCAGCCGGCTCCCGCCACCGGCGAAGACGCCGGCGAAGACGCCGGCGAAGACACCGCTGACACCGCCCTGGCCATGGTCGAGCAGACCTGCGACCGGATGGCCCGCGGCGGGATGTACGACCAGCTCGCCGGCGGCTTCGCCCGCTACAGCGTGGACGCGGGCTGGGTGGTGCCGCACTTCGAGAAGATGCTGTACGACAACGCGCTGCTGCTGCGGGTCTACGTCCACTGGTGGCGGCTCACCGGCGCTCCGCTGGCGGAGCGGGTGGTCCGCGAGACCGCCGACTTCCTGCTCCGCGAGTTGCGTACCGCCGAAGGCGGCTTCGCCTCCGCCCTGGACGCCGACAGCGAGGGCGTGGAGGGGAAGTTCTACGCCTGGACGCCGGACCAGTTGCGCGAGGTGCTCGGCCCGGACGACGGAGCCGCCGCCGCGCGGACGTTCGCGGTGACCGAGCAGGGCACGTTCGAGCACGGTGCCTCCACCCTGCAGTTGCCGCGCGACCCCGAGGACGCGCGGTGGTTCGCCGACGTGCGGGCGCGGCTGGCGCGGGCCCGGGAGGAGCGCGTACGCCCCGGTCGCGACGACAAGGTGGTCGCGGCGTGGAACGGCCTCGCGATCGCGGCGCTGGCCGAGGCGGGCGCACTGCTGGAGGTGCCCGATTACGTCCGGGCGGCGACCGAGGCGGCCGACCTGCTCGTACGGCTGCACACCGACGCGGCCGGACGCCTCGTCCGCACGTCGCGAGACGGCGTGGCGGGGGACAGCCCCGGCGTCCTGGAGGACTACGCCGACGTGGCGGAGGGGTACCTCGCCCTGCTCGCAGTCACCGGCGACCCCGTCTGGCTGACCCGCGCCGGCGGTCTGCTGGACGTCGTACTCGACCGGTTCGGCACCGGTGACGGCGGGTTCTTCGACACCGCCGACGACGCCGAACGCCTCGTCCGCCGTCCGCAGGACCCGACCGACAACGCCGTTCCGTCCGGACGTTCGGCCGCAGCCGGCGCGCTGCTCACCTACGCCGCGCTCACCGGGTCCGACCGCCACCGGTCGGCCGCGGAAAGCGCCCTCGCGGTGGCGGGCCGGCTCGCCGACCGTGCGCCGAGGGCCGCCGGGTGGGGGCTCGCGGTCGCCGAGGCGCTGATCGCCGGTCCGGTCGAGGTGGCGGTGGTCGGTACGCCGGACGACCCGGACCGTGAGCGGCTGCACCGGCTGGCACTGCGCTCGCCCGAGCCCGGCCTCGTGGTGGTCGTCGGCGCGCCGGAAGCGCCGCCGCGCGACTCAACTCCCCGAAACGGCCACAATGGCGACGGTCAGGTCCCGTTGCTGGCGCATCGGGGACTCGTCGACGACCGGGCGGCGGCCTACGTCTGCCGCGGGTTCGTCTGCGAACGCCCCCTCACCGACCCTGCCGAACTCGCCGGGCGGCTCGGCGTACGCGGGACCACCTGA